In Halobaculum rubrum, the following are encoded in one genomic region:
- a CDS encoding glycoside hydrolase family 68 protein: MSDLDGTAGADTGADAESVRPRTPAWTREQAGGLARVDDAVKPVIYPPAEPVSDEVYLWDTWLLRERDGSIADVGGYRVAFALTAPRDLLPGKRHDVATIRCFYSADGESWESAGPVFEGSDPLGSRQWAGCALWDPDGTGPSDLYCYYTAAGEAGEADLSYTQHLALATGGTLVAEGGGLHVEGTFAHESLLHPDGVRYETEEQSRGMIYTFRDPWFFEDPATGEPHLLFEANVPVPEGSDACDGDAVGQEFNGAVGIADSPTGDPTEWELRAPVLHSTCVNQELERPHVVVRDGRYYLFVSSHEHTFAPGIDGFDALYGFVADSLHGDYRPLNDTGLVLTNPANAPFQTYSWLAFPHDEELLVTSFFNYYDLEGRTLDQVAELPPEEQFQRFGGTLSPTIRIDLDGDRTRVLGKLAHGHIPLPGEALPDLPTRDVDAGRDGYGASR; the protein is encoded by the coding sequence ATGAGCGATCTCGACGGTACGGCGGGCGCCGACACGGGGGCCGACGCCGAGTCGGTCCGGCCCCGGACGCCGGCGTGGACCCGCGAGCAGGCGGGCGGGCTCGCCCGGGTCGACGACGCCGTGAAGCCGGTGATCTACCCGCCCGCGGAGCCGGTCAGCGACGAAGTGTATCTGTGGGACACCTGGCTGTTGCGCGAGCGCGACGGCTCCATCGCCGACGTGGGGGGGTACCGCGTCGCCTTCGCGCTCACCGCGCCGCGGGACCTGCTCCCCGGGAAGCGTCACGACGTGGCGACGATCCGCTGTTTCTACTCCGCCGACGGCGAGTCGTGGGAGTCCGCCGGCCCCGTCTTCGAGGGGAGCGACCCGCTCGGCTCGCGCCAGTGGGCCGGCTGTGCGCTGTGGGACCCGGATGGAACGGGGCCGTCGGACCTGTACTGCTACTACACCGCCGCCGGCGAGGCCGGCGAGGCGGACCTGAGCTACACCCAGCACCTCGCGCTCGCGACCGGCGGCACCCTCGTTGCCGAGGGCGGAGGCCTGCACGTCGAGGGAACGTTCGCTCACGAGTCCCTCCTGCATCCGGACGGCGTCCGGTACGAGACCGAGGAACAGTCGCGCGGGATGATCTACACGTTCCGCGACCCGTGGTTCTTCGAGGACCCCGCGACCGGCGAGCCCCACCTGCTGTTCGAGGCGAACGTCCCCGTCCCGGAGGGCAGCGACGCCTGCGACGGCGACGCGGTCGGCCAGGAGTTCAACGGTGCGGTCGGCATCGCCGACTCCCCGACCGGGGATCCGACCGAGTGGGAGCTTCGAGCCCCCGTGCTCCACTCCACGTGCGTCAACCAGGAACTGGAGCGGCCGCACGTCGTCGTGCGCGACGGCCGCTACTACCTGTTCGTTTCCAGCCACGAGCACACGTTCGCGCCGGGAATCGACGGGTTCGACGCGCTGTACGGCTTCGTCGCCGACTCCCTGCACGGCGACTACCGCCCGCTCAACGACACCGGACTCGTGCTCACGAACCCCGCGAACGCGCCGTTCCAGACGTACTCGTGGCTCGCGTTCCCCCACGACGAGGAGCTGCTCGTCACCTCCTTCTTCAACTACTACGACCTGGAGGGCCGCACGCTGGATCAGGTCGCCGAACTGCCGCCCGAGGAGCAGTTCCAGCGCTTCGGGGGCACGCTCTCGCCGACGATCCGGATCGACCTCGACGGCGACCGAACCCGGGTGCTCGGGAAGCTCGCGCACGGCCACATCCCGCTCCCCGGAGAAGCCCTCCCCGACTTGCCCACACGCGACGTGGACGCCGGTCGCGACGGCTACGGTGCCTCGCGGTGA
- a CDS encoding GH32 C-terminal domain-containing protein — protein sequence MHTAPVHVGVLAADEHSAERRSARSVAERVAASVESVSLSAVAGGEVDLDAFDALWWHRDAPFDDCDAPVADAGPAVRSYLESGGGLLLSARALPAVVPLRIDSIAPDATGATHSDDVAGYRVREIHRDHPLFEGFGDPDAGGPPRIPVVGPGGEAAYARYDDLLPANGDVLACATHGGHDIHPEKAVVEWRVGGAVGGGDIERDAAECGAVIGLGGTLRFDGPDDGHGYERERLLRNAFATLGRGTLPAFTGRPSTAEGFAALRERLADDRHRPAYHLSPPANWLNDPNGLIKHDGEYHVCYQYNPGGPFHNAIHWGHAVSDDLVHWEDRPVALAPDPDGPDRDGCWSGCTVIDTDGTPTLLYTGGRGRDQLPCLATADDPGLDSWEKHAGNPVIESAPEGENVYGTADWAAEFRDHNVWRENGVWYHLIGSGVAGGHESTGATAAAAGGADGVGDTGADSEKDPPAGNDDAHEGDGAALLYRGDTLDEWEYVGVFHAGEGPRGAPVWECPELLTFDDARLLHVSDDDRVAYYLGDADLGGPDAPAGSDDPAPEFDVREAGLLDHGDFYAPQSLWDEEHDRYLTWGWLPETRDGSAQWDAGWSGTMSVPRVIDTGEDGLLRQRPAPELTAAREDHALSETLTLDGEERLLDVRGAALELDCTLRLGDAEAVGLSVLESPAATERTVVRYDGETVTVDRGDSGGDERVNRAPRGMPVGDLLAGGDADGASPTAEDDAELSLRVFVDGSTLELFANERRCLTTRVYPTRADADRVSAFAVDGSAAVEIDAWTMAGTWPTSTGR from the coding sequence ATGCACACGGCCCCGGTTCACGTTGGGGTGCTCGCGGCTGACGAGCACAGCGCGGAGCGTCGGTCCGCGCGCTCGGTCGCCGAGCGGGTCGCCGCGTCCGTCGAGTCGGTGTCGCTGTCGGCCGTCGCCGGCGGCGAGGTCGACCTCGACGCGTTCGATGCGCTGTGGTGGCACCGCGACGCCCCGTTCGACGACTGCGACGCCCCCGTCGCCGACGCCGGCCCCGCGGTCCGCTCGTACCTCGAGTCCGGCGGCGGACTCCTCCTCAGCGCGCGGGCGCTCCCCGCGGTCGTGCCGCTCAGGATCGACTCGATCGCGCCGGACGCGACCGGCGCGACGCACTCGGACGACGTGGCCGGCTACCGCGTTCGGGAGATCCACCGCGACCACCCGCTGTTCGAGGGGTTCGGCGACCCGGACGCCGGCGGCCCGCCACGGATCCCCGTCGTGGGACCGGGCGGCGAGGCGGCGTACGCCCGCTACGACGACCTGCTGCCGGCGAACGGCGACGTGCTCGCCTGTGCGACCCACGGCGGCCACGACATCCACCCCGAAAAGGCGGTGGTCGAGTGGCGCGTCGGTGGTGCTGTCGGCGGGGGCGACATCGAGCGCGACGCCGCGGAGTGCGGTGCGGTGATCGGCCTCGGCGGCACGCTCCGGTTCGACGGCCCGGACGACGGCCACGGGTACGAGCGCGAGCGCCTGCTGCGGAACGCGTTCGCGACGCTCGGGCGCGGGACGCTGCCGGCGTTCACCGGACGGCCGTCGACGGCCGAGGGGTTCGCCGCGCTACGCGAGCGGCTCGCGGACGACCGCCACCGGCCCGCGTACCACCTCTCCCCGCCGGCGAACTGGCTCAACGACCCGAACGGACTGATCAAACACGACGGCGAGTATCACGTCTGCTATCAGTACAACCCCGGCGGACCGTTTCACAACGCAATTCACTGGGGGCACGCCGTCAGCGACGACCTCGTTCACTGGGAGGACCGACCTGTCGCGCTCGCGCCGGACCCCGACGGTCCCGACCGCGACGGCTGCTGGTCCGGCTGCACCGTGATCGACACCGACGGGACTCCCACCCTGCTGTACACAGGCGGGCGCGGCCGTGACCAACTGCCGTGTCTGGCGACGGCCGACGACCCCGGACTCGACTCGTGGGAGAAACACGCCGGCAACCCCGTGATCGAGTCGGCGCCGGAGGGGGAGAACGTGTACGGAACGGCCGACTGGGCCGCCGAGTTCCGCGACCACAACGTCTGGCGCGAGAACGGCGTCTGGTATCACCTGATCGGCTCCGGGGTCGCCGGCGGTCACGAGTCGACCGGCGCGACGGCGGCCGCCGCGGGCGGCGCCGACGGGGTCGGCGACACCGGCGCGGACAGCGAGAAGGACCCTCCCGCCGGGAACGACGACGCCCACGAGGGCGACGGGGCGGCGCTGCTGTACCGCGGCGACACCCTCGACGAGTGGGAGTACGTCGGCGTGTTCCACGCGGGCGAGGGACCCCGCGGCGCGCCCGTCTGGGAGTGCCCCGAGCTCCTGACCTTCGATGACGCCCGCCTGCTGCACGTCTCCGACGACGACCGCGTGGCGTACTACCTCGGCGACGCTGACTTGGGCGGCCCGGACGCGCCCGCCGGGAGTGACGACCCCGCGCCGGAGTTCGACGTGCGCGAGGCCGGCCTGCTCGACCACGGCGACTTCTACGCGCCGCAGTCGCTGTGGGACGAGGAACACGACCGGTACCTCACGTGGGGCTGGCTCCCCGAGACGCGCGACGGGAGCGCCCAGTGGGACGCCGGCTGGTCCGGAACGATGTCGGTCCCGCGGGTGATCGACACCGGCGAGGACGGACTGCTGCGACAGCGCCCCGCGCCGGAGTTGACGGCGGCGCGCGAGGACCACGCGCTGTCGGAGACCCTCACGCTCGATGGGGAGGAACGCCTGCTCGATGTCCGCGGCGCCGCGCTCGAACTCGACTGCACGCTCCGTCTCGGCGACGCCGAGGCGGTCGGCCTGTCGGTGCTGGAGTCGCCCGCGGCGACCGAGCGCACCGTGGTCCGCTACGACGGCGAGACGGTGACCGTCGACCGCGGCGACAGCGGCGGCGACGAGCGCGTGAACCGGGCGCCGCGCGGGATGCCCGTCGGCGACCTGCTCGCTGGCGGCGACGCGGACGGCGCGTCGCCGACGGCGGAGGACGACGCGGAACTGTCGCTGCGGGTCTTCGTCGACGGGTCGACGCTAGAACTGTTCGCGAACGAGCGCCGCTGTCTCACGACCCGGGTGTACCCGACCCGTGCCGACGCCGATCGCGTGTCGGCGTTCGCGGTCGACGGGAGCGCGGCGGTCGAGATCGACGCGTGGACGATGGCCGGCACGTGGCCCACGTCGACCGGGCGGTAG
- a CDS encoding aldo/keto reductase encodes MQYRELGDSGVEVSEVAFGAWVVGTDWWGDRSDEDAVDMVQHALDEGVTFFDTGDVYGHGRSEELIGEALGEYRDEVTVGTKVGYDFYNNAQAGHGEIPKDLSPDYLRSAVERSLDRLDMEYLDVLFLHNANVDEVTDEVLEELYAMREEGLYDALGWALGPSIGWLAEGDRAVELDFDAVQTVYNLLEQTPGRHFLDTVREEGADTSLIARVPHSSGLLNKQVTPDTELGKGDHRAHRPQAWFETGWEKVEAIEFLERNGERTMGQASIQYLLDDEEVASVIPTFRSVDDIDEWAAAPDTPRLSDEERRRVDELYAENFGIDRDDGMNPEDFRTSVGGEDLRNAGVLPPEPAD; translated from the coding sequence ATGCAGTACCGAGAACTCGGCGACTCGGGCGTCGAAGTGAGCGAGGTGGCCTTCGGTGCGTGGGTCGTCGGCACCGACTGGTGGGGCGACCGCTCGGACGAGGACGCCGTCGACATGGTCCAGCACGCGCTGGACGAGGGCGTCACGTTCTTCGACACCGGCGACGTGTACGGGCACGGCCGGTCCGAGGAGCTCATCGGGGAGGCGCTCGGCGAGTATCGCGACGAGGTCACCGTCGGCACGAAGGTCGGCTACGACTTCTACAACAACGCGCAGGCCGGCCACGGCGAGATCCCCAAGGACCTCTCGCCCGACTACCTCCGGAGCGCGGTCGAACGGAGTCTCGACCGACTCGACATGGAGTACCTCGACGTGCTGTTCCTCCACAACGCGAACGTCGACGAGGTGACCGACGAGGTGCTGGAGGAGCTGTACGCCATGCGCGAGGAGGGCCTGTACGACGCGCTCGGCTGGGCGCTCGGCCCCTCGATCGGCTGGCTCGCCGAGGGCGACCGCGCGGTCGAGCTCGACTTCGACGCGGTCCAGACCGTCTACAACCTCCTCGAGCAGACGCCCGGCCGGCACTTCCTCGACACGGTCCGCGAGGAGGGCGCCGACACGAGCCTCATCGCGCGCGTCCCCCACTCCTCGGGGCTCCTGAACAAGCAGGTCACCCCCGACACCGAACTCGGCAAGGGCGACCACCGCGCGCACCGGCCGCAGGCGTGGTTCGAGACCGGCTGGGAGAAGGTCGAGGCCATCGAGTTCCTCGAACGGAACGGCGAGCGGACGATGGGCCAGGCGTCGATCCAGTACCTCCTCGACGACGAGGAGGTCGCGAGCGTCATCCCCACGTTCCGCTCGGTCGACGACATCGACGAGTGGGCCGCCGCGCCCGACACGCCCCGCCTCAGCGACGAGGAGCGCCGGCGCGTCGACGAGCTGTACGCCGAGAACTTCGGGATCGACCGCGACGACGGCATGAACCCCGAGGACTTCCGCACGTCCGTCGGCGGCGAGGACCTCCGCAACGCCGGCGTGCTCCCGCCGGAGCCCGCCGACTGA